One Capsicum annuum cultivar UCD-10X-F1 chromosome 2, UCD10Xv1.1, whole genome shotgun sequence genomic window carries:
- the LOC107861189 gene encoding phospholipase A1-II 1 — translation MLNCFKPRKHLREAIEKMQNANKNMGNIAQRWRILSGSNNWEDLLDPLDNDLRRYLIHYGEMVQATRDAFNNDKMSKYAGSCRYSKKNLFSKTGIEMSNPFKYEITKYIYATSSIQVAEAFIIKSLSREAWSKESNWVGFIAVATDEGKIALGRRDIVITWRGSVQTMEWFNDFDFIQVSAPIIFGENSVPKVHHGWYSLYTSEDSRSPFNKASARDQVLGEVQRLVELYKNEQVTITVTGHSMGAAAVTLNAGDMVFNGINKGFPVTAFLFASPRVGDEKFKNVLSKLEHLRALRIQNAPDIVPYYPLLGYSDVGVELIIDTRKSGYLKSPGDQRRWHNMECYLHGVAGTQGSKGGFKLEVERDISLVNKHLDALKDEYNVPTSWWVEKNKGMVQQQDGSWILVDHEDDEF, via the exons atgctcAACTGCTTCAAACCAAGAAAACACCTAAGGGAAGCCATCGAAAAGATGCAAAATGCAAACAAAAATATGGGCAATATAGCACAAAGATGGAGAATTCTCAGTGGGAGTAACAATTGGGAAGACTTATTAGATCCACTTGACAATGATCTTCGTCGGTACCTCATTCATTATGGAGAAATGGTACAAGCAACTCGAGACGCCTTCAACAATGACAAGATGTCAAAGTATGCTGGAAGTTGCCGATATTCTAagaagaatctcttttctaaaacGGGGATTGAGATGTCCAATCCATTCAAATATGAGATAACCAAATATATTTACGCGACTTCATCTATACAAGTTGCAGAAGCATTCATCATAAAATCATTGTCGAGGGAAGCTTGGAGTAAAGAGTCAAATTGGGTTGGTTTTATTGCTGTGGCTACGGATGAGGGGAAAATCGCATTGGGAAGAAGAGATATAGTGATTACTTGGAGAGGAAGTGTTCAGACTATGGAATGGtttaatgattttgattttattcaagtTTCAGCCCCGATAATCTTTGGTGAAAATTCTGTACCCAAAGTTCATCACGGTTGGTATTCCCTTTATACTTCTGAAGATTCACGATCACCATTCAATAAGGCCAGTGCTAGAGACCAG GTGCTTGGTGAAGTTCAAAGATTGGTGGAACTATACAAAAACGAGCAAGTTACCATAACAGTAACAGGGCATAGCATGGGGGCAGCCGCCGTAACATTAAATGCAGGGGATATGGTTTTCAATGGAATCAACAAAGGCTTTCCGGTCACAGCATTTCTATTTGCAAGTCCAAGAGTGGGAGATGAAAAATTCAAGAATGTCTTGTCCAAACTCGAACATCTTCGAGCTCTGAGAATTCAAAATGCCCCAGATATAGTTCCATATTACCCGTTGCTTGGCTACTCAGATGTTGGTGTCGAATTAATCATCGACACTAGGAAATCAGGCTATCTAAAAAGTCCTGGAGATCAAAGAAGGTGGCATAATATGGAATGTTACTTGCATGGAGTTGCTGGAACGCAAGGGTCAAAAGGAGGATTCAAGCTAGAAGTGGAACGGGATATTTCACTCGTTAACAAGCATTTGGACGCGTTAAAAGATGAATACAATGTACCTACTTCATGGTGGGTTGAGAAGAATAAAGGGATGGTTCAACAACAAGATGGATCCTGGATTCTCGTGGATCATGAAGATGACGAATTTTAG